One Spea bombifrons isolate aSpeBom1 chromosome 1, aSpeBom1.2.pri, whole genome shotgun sequence DNA window includes the following coding sequences:
- the LOC128482978 gene encoding general transcription factor IIE subunit 1-like: MGDHDTMTEVPAALKRLAKYMVRGFYGLEHSLTLDVLIRYPCVKEDDIAELLKFDKKQLRAVLNTLKADKFVKCKMRVETGPNGKSTKHNYYYINYKVLVDVIKYKLDHVRRKIESDERDSSTRASFKCPGCQNTYSDLEVNQLFDPFTELFRCTYCNVEVEEDSSSLPKRDARTLLATFNEQIEPIFVLLRETEDIVLPCDLLEPPPTDIPGLTDIVEQQPNAVFMDPEGQYGKWANRSSYVGNLYVQSVTINVNEPELKKKGKEKKVKEQPVWMKVSTVHTAPQEEMNTSLPQSDPVTPDENANMNESCADNEVIRTLLIHEMKSASGPAATPFPKSDSESDTSESDEEKKRAKPRVAQPSSSAEQEEESETVDPVVMVGGQPHVYSEVSQNPELVSFMTDEEREVYIQVGQKMFQSAFE; the protein is encoded by the exons ATGGGTGATCATGATACCATGACAGAAGTTCCCGCTGCTTTGAAGCGTCTTGCCAAGTACATGGTGAGGGGCTTTTATGGGTTGGAGCACTCTCTAACGCTAGATGTGCTCATTAGATATCCATGTGTTAAAGAGGATGACATTGCTGAACTTCTCAAGTTTGACAAAAAACAACTTCGGGCCGTCCTCAACACCCTGAAAGCCGACAAGTTTGTCAAGTGCAAAATGCGAGTCGAAACTGGTCCAAATGGGAAAAGCACCAAGCACAATTACTATTATATCAACTACAAAGTTTTGGTGGACGTCATCAAGTACAAACTGGATCATGTCCGTCGCAAAATAGAGTCTGATGAGAGAGATTCCAGCACCAGAGCCTCATTTAAATGTCCTGGTTGCCAAAATACTTACTCGGACCTGGAGGTGAACCAGCTCTTTGATCCGTTCACAG AGCTCTTTCGCTGCACATATTGCAATGTTGAAGTTGAGGAAGACTCTTCATCTCTACCTAAAAGAGATGCCAGAACATTACTGGCGACGTTTAACGAGCAGATTGAACCTATATTTGTGCTTCTCCGTGAAACAGAAGACATAGTTCTTCCGTGTGACTTGCTAGAACCCCCACCAACCGATATTCCAGGACTGACAGATAT tgtGGAACAGCAGCCCAACGCAGTATTTATGGATCCAGAAGGACAGTACGGGAAATGGGCCAACAGAAGTTCATATGTAGGCAACCTGTACGTCCAGAGCGTGACTATTAATGTCAATGAGCCTGAACTTAAGAAGAAAGGGAAGGAGAAGAAAGTAAAGGAGCAACCTGTATGGATGAAAGTGAGCACCGTACATACTGCCCCCCAAGAAGAAATGAATACTAGTCTAC CACAAAGCGACCCAGTAACCCCTGACGAAAATGCCAACATGAATGAAAGCTGTGCTGATAATGAAGTCATAAGAACCCTTCTAATTCACGAGATGAAATCCGCTTCCGGACCAGCTGCTACTCCGTTCCCCAAGAGTGATTCGGAGAGCGATACTAGCGAGAGCGATGAAGAAAAGAAACGTGCAAAGCCAAGGGTGGCTCAGCCAAGCAGCAGCGCAGAGCAAGAGGAGGAATCGGAGACCGTTGATCCTGTGGTCATGGTTGGTGGCCAGCCTCATGTCTACAGTGAGGTCAGTCAGAATCCAGAACTTGTATCTTTTATGACAGATGAAGAGAGGGAAGTCTATATCCAAGTAGGACAAAAAATGTTCCAGTCTGCCTTTGAATGA